In Roseofilum casamattae BLCC-M143, one genomic interval encodes:
- a CDS encoding Uma2 family endonuclease: MLATPSTYKITWEKLPDDYQLPDDPVDNINQPALAAALTESLQLAGRLPETALTPTNYGICATVNDKIVVKAPDWAYIDRVRVDRSEVIRSYTPQLQGDIPAIALEFLSDTDGGEYSIKETYPPGKYFYYEQILQIPNYGIFDPATGILELYRLDDNRRYQLIEPNEQGRFWLPEMNLYLGVWEGGRENRNSYWLRWWDEDGNLLLWGTEQVARQRQTIDMERQRAERERQRAEQLAAKLRAAGIDPDA; this comes from the coding sequence GTGTTAGCCACCCCCTCCACCTACAAAATTACTTGGGAAAAGTTACCAGATGACTACCAACTACCAGACGATCCCGTGGATAATATCAACCAACCCGCTCTTGCGGCAGCCTTAACGGAAAGCTTGCAGTTGGCAGGACGATTGCCAGAAACGGCTTTAACTCCGACTAACTATGGCATCTGCGCCACCGTTAACGATAAAATTGTGGTGAAAGCACCCGATTGGGCTTATATCGATCGCGTTCGCGTCGATCGTTCGGAAGTCATACGCAGCTACACGCCACAATTGCAAGGAGACATTCCGGCGATCGCCCTCGAATTCTTATCGGATACCGACGGCGGAGAATATTCCATCAAAGAAACCTATCCTCCCGGCAAATACTTCTATTACGAGCAAATTCTGCAAATCCCCAACTACGGCATTTTCGATCCCGCCACGGGAATTCTGGAATTGTACCGTTTGGACGACAACCGACGCTATCAATTGATAGAACCAAACGAACAAGGAAGATTTTGGCTTCCGGAAATGAACCTCTATTTAGGGGTATGGGAAGGAGGTCGCGAAAATCGAAACAGCTATTGGTTGCGCTGGTGGGATGAAGATGGCAATTTGCTGCTTTGGGGAACAGAGCAAGTGGCGCGCCAGCGCCAAACTATAGATATGGAACGCCAACGAGCGGAGAGAGAACGCCAGCGAGCCGAACAACTAGCAGCGAAATTACGTGCTGCGGGAATCGATCCCGACGCTTAA
- the purN gene encoding phosphoribosylglycinamide formyltransferase, protein MDRSLISPECDRYPQFAQPLKLGVLASGSGSNFEALLDSIAAGKLHAHINVLIYNNPGAKAAARAGRWGIPAILLNHRDYPRREELDAAIVETLKEHGVQWVIMAGWMRIVTEVLLSAFPNRVINIHPSLLPSFRGVRAIEQALDARVKITGCTVHLAALEVDTGPILVQAAVPILPDDTPETLHARVQIQEHRIFPQGIALAAQKYGVDGIV, encoded by the coding sequence ATGGATAGAAGTTTGATTTCTCCAGAGTGCGATCGCTATCCGCAATTCGCACAACCTCTGAAGTTAGGCGTCTTAGCGTCCGGAAGTGGCAGTAATTTTGAAGCCTTGTTAGACTCCATCGCTGCAGGCAAACTCCACGCTCATATTAATGTCCTCATCTACAATAATCCTGGAGCTAAAGCTGCCGCTCGTGCCGGACGCTGGGGGATTCCAGCGATATTACTGAACCATCGCGACTATCCGCGCCGGGAAGAACTCGATGCCGCGATCGTGGAAACCCTGAAAGAACATGGGGTGCAATGGGTGATTATGGCCGGCTGGATGCGCATTGTCACTGAAGTTCTGCTGAGTGCGTTTCCCAACCGCGTCATTAACATTCATCCCAGTTTATTGCCCAGTTTTCGCGGAGTTCGCGCGATCGAGCAAGCCTTAGATGCTCGAGTAAAAATTACCGGTTGTACGGTTCATTTAGCCGCCTTAGAAGTGGATACCGGCCCGATTTTAGTGCAAGCAGCCGTCCCTATTTTACCTGACGATACTCCGGAGACATTGCACGCGAGAGTTCAAATTCAAGAACACCGGATTTTCCCTCAAGGGATTGCTCTGGCAGCTCAAAAGTATGGAGTTGATGGGATTGTATAG
- a CDS encoding phosphodiester glycosidase family protein: MLSLLVVALLGSEIVSNSNPLPIDGSKSCADGVARVCREPASTRLSQTLSQQRNQIVINGKRLSVPWTQWQENGRVRIGISDMGLSSSLGVELLSTSNPKQQAIQWYAPLGQTQAILTARLGESDRRSAPQFRYVDVTDWIGQLGWQMVPQGNTLMVQTSPSRVLGIRQGTQAWGERLVVNVDRSTPVRLNHAPGKAIVSVDATIAPQLLEEFESKPGNAISSVKVSPQSGRTEIEIMLKSKGVRPQIVTLNAPYRVAIDLRLDGHIPTKQIQWSPGIQWRQQMVNLGSSQFPVVWLEVDPKHPDLHLRPIGGQSQPGMQGTLPLVKLAPQVGAAAGINAGFFNRNNRLPLGAILRDGVWLSGPILNRGAIAWNDRGEFLIDRLSLTETLIAATGERSPILYLNSGYVKAGLSRYTPAWGQTYTTLTNNETIVSVSGDRIIGQTDIPSARSEGVPIPPQGYLLVYRGDTPRPFFLPGTSVQVQRSSFPALENRYPFALGAGPLLVKQGRVVLNAEAEGFSPAFIRQKASRSAIGLNPQGRLIIAAVHDRAYGKGPSLSEIAQIMQRLGAVEALNLDGGSSTGLYLGGQLRDRSPRSAARIHNGLGIFLKPQP; encoded by the coding sequence ATGTTGTCGTTATTGGTTGTCGCCTTGTTAGGCTCGGAAATCGTCTCTAACTCTAATCCTCTGCCGATCGATGGCAGTAAATCCTGTGCGGATGGGGTTGCCCGAGTTTGTCGCGAACCTGCCTCGACTCGACTCTCGCAAACTCTTTCCCAGCAGCGCAACCAGATCGTTATTAATGGCAAACGATTATCCGTTCCTTGGACGCAATGGCAAGAAAATGGTCGAGTCCGTATCGGAATTAGCGATATGGGATTATCGTCGAGTTTGGGAGTCGAACTGCTGAGTACGTCTAACCCCAAGCAACAAGCGATTCAGTGGTACGCTCCCCTCGGACAAACCCAAGCAATTCTAACGGCGCGTTTGGGAGAGAGCGATCGCCGTTCTGCTCCGCAATTTAGGTATGTGGATGTGACGGATTGGATCGGGCAACTGGGATGGCAAATGGTTCCCCAAGGTAATACGTTGATGGTGCAAACATCTCCCAGTCGAGTGTTGGGCATTCGCCAGGGGACGCAAGCCTGGGGAGAGCGCTTGGTTGTTAATGTGGATCGCTCCACTCCCGTGCGCCTGAATCATGCTCCCGGAAAAGCGATCGTTTCTGTAGATGCCACAATTGCTCCGCAACTGCTCGAGGAGTTTGAATCCAAACCGGGTAATGCTATCTCCAGCGTTAAGGTTTCGCCGCAGTCGGGACGCACGGAGATTGAAATTATGTTGAAGAGCAAGGGAGTTCGGCCGCAAATTGTGACGTTAAATGCTCCGTATCGGGTGGCGATCGATTTGCGTTTGGATGGCCATATTCCAACGAAACAAATCCAGTGGAGTCCCGGAATTCAATGGCGCCAACAGATGGTGAATCTCGGTTCGTCGCAGTTTCCGGTAGTCTGGTTAGAGGTCGATCCGAAGCATCCCGATCTGCACCTGCGACCGATTGGCGGTCAAAGCCAACCGGGAATGCAAGGAACCCTTCCCCTGGTGAAGCTAGCGCCTCAAGTGGGGGCTGCCGCAGGGATTAATGCGGGTTTTTTCAATCGGAATAATCGCTTGCCGTTGGGAGCTATTTTACGGGATGGAGTCTGGCTTTCGGGACCGATTCTCAATCGCGGGGCGATCGCCTGGAATGACCGTGGCGAGTTTCTCATCGATCGCTTGAGCCTAACAGAAACTCTGATAGCGGCAACGGGAGAGCGCTCTCCTATTTTGTATTTGAATAGCGGTTATGTGAAAGCCGGACTCTCTCGCTATACTCCGGCTTGGGGCCAAACCTACACGACGCTTACCAATAATGAGACAATTGTTTCGGTCAGTGGCGATCGCATTATCGGACAAACGGATATTCCTAGTGCGAGAAGCGAAGGGGTTCCCATTCCTCCCCAAGGCTATCTCTTGGTCTATCGCGGCGATACTCCCCGTCCCTTCTTTTTGCCAGGAACTTCCGTGCAAGTGCAACGTTCCTCTTTTCCCGCTCTGGAAAACCGCTATCCATTTGCTTTAGGTGCCGGCCCTCTGTTGGTGAAACAAGGTCGAGTGGTTTTAAATGCGGAAGCGGAGGGATTTAGTCCGGCATTTATTCGACAGAAAGCATCGCGCAGCGCGATCGGGTTAAATCCCCAAGGTCGTTTAATTATTGCCGCAGTCCACGATCGCGCCTACGGTAAGGGGCCGAGTTTAAGCGAAATTGCCCAAATTATGCAGCGTTTGGGAGCGGTGGAAGCTCTGAATCTCGATGGCGGTAGCTCGACGGGCCTTTACTTAGGAGGCCAATTGCGCGATCGTTCTCCTCGTAGTGCGGCTCGCATTCATAATGGTTTGGGTATTTTTCTCAAGCCTCAACCTTGA